In the Drosophila willistoni isolate 14030-0811.24 chromosome 3R, UCI_dwil_1.1, whole genome shotgun sequence genome, TGGTAGAGAGCGCCAACATAGATATCTGTTGGGACGAGCACTCGCCCAAGGATTATGAGGAGGCATCACAATTGGGTCTCTATGGCGACTATCACTCCCGTTGGGCTGatcacagcagcagcatagTTGCCTACAAGAATGGACGGTTCATTTGGACGGGAGAGCACAGTTGCTACGATGGGACAGTCAGTGTGAGCTTCGCTACTTTCATGCAATTGAGTCTGCTGGAAGTGCCCGAGCCAGACTGGACTGAGGTAGAGAACACTAGAGTAGTGGACTGGAAGGAGCTCAAATTCGAACTCGATGATACTCTGCGCGGAGAGATTAAACGCATGCGGCAGGAGATCGATGACAGGGTAAGTGGAGTAAATATTGATCTCTCTTTGGACATTATAATTCTATTGCCATTCGACTTTAGGGTATGGATGTGACAGTCACTTTTACTGTATTCGATGAGTTTGGCAAGGACTTTATGAAGACCCACCGCTTGCATCCTGACTCCTTTGTCCAGGTGGTCATGCAATGGGCCTATTACCGAATGCATCAAGAGATTGCTCCCACCTATGAGACGGCTTTGATGCGTCAGTATTACAATGGACGTACAGAGACATTACGCTCCTGCACTGGAGCTGTGCATGCATTCCTTAAGGCCGCCACAAATCCGGCTACCAGTGACCTGGTCTTGGCCAAAGCATTTCGTGCTGCCGTGGATGATCATAAGCACATGATGAATGAGGCCCGCAAGGGACAGGGCATCGATAGGCATTTGTTTGGACTCTGGTGTGCTGCCTATGAGAACAAATTGGATATACCGGCCCTTTACGATGATCCCCTCTACACCAAAAGCGGTGGTGGTGGCAATTTCGTCCTATCCACCAGTACACTGGGATTCACAGCTAATGTTGGCTATGTGGCACCCATGGTGTTTGATGGTTATGGTGTCTTCTACTCCATAACTTCCGGAGAGTAAGTTTACTCTTAACTGGTCTAACTTGATTATAAACTATATTTGTATTTCAGGATCTTTATTAATACCACTGCCTACCGTGATAGCATTAAGACAAGTGCTCGAAAGTTTAATGATATATTTAAGGATTCATTCCGTAAAATCAA is a window encoding:
- the LOC6647023 gene encoding peroxisomal carnitine O-octanoyltransferase, which produces MDRASLYFMDKNDSNTYDFDETLPPLPLPDLRETMERYFACVQPFGTAEELAQTRKVIDDFQNGIGPKLQEKLKEREGKMKNWLGTWWEDYGYHLLRLPLLPYQLMSMAGQLELVGVPETPEYMLKSFARQIHHTLEFWDLTRKATIKPLSSNGGKIKYSSALYKNFFSTCRIPGIEQDHIEKHFLTKTEGQTPTHFLISAKGRQFILKCVHDDDSILTAPELLVALQRLRSILDYEPEGDCVPALTHDDRPTWAKNRERIREISANNRETLKLVESANIDICWDEHSPKDYEEASQLGLYGDYHSRWADHSSSIVAYKNGRFIWTGEHSCYDGTVSVSFATFMQLSLLEVPEPDWTEVENTRVVDWKELKFELDDTLRGEIKRMRQEIDDRGMDVTVTFTVFDEFGKDFMKTHRLHPDSFVQVVMQWAYYRMHQEIAPTYETALMRQYYNGRTETLRSCTGAVHAFLKAATNPATSDLVLAKAFRAAVDDHKHMMNEARKGQGIDRHLFGLWCAAYENKLDIPALYDDPLYTKSGGGGNFVLSTSTLGFTANVGYVAPMVFDGYGVFYSITSGEIFINTTAYRDSIKTSARKFNDIFKDSFRKINELLEQLAKESKL